A genomic region of Xiphophorus couchianus chromosome 9, X_couchianus-1.0, whole genome shotgun sequence contains the following coding sequences:
- the vtg3 gene encoding vitellogenin 3, phosvitinless isoform X1 has protein sequence MRGLLLCCLVALATSQNLRYDNSLDQKNTYEYKYEGEVNFGLGKPNLAESGVRITCKISIVGIGEQLFLLQVSEMAFAEYNGFEDKNDYEFSPKVTKRLASELAEPFVFEYANGHVGAIFGSPKVSTTVVNIIRGILSFFQVTVKTTQTVYELRETGIHGQCQSNYAIEENEETKDWIVTQVVDVTNCWQRAAMYRGMATAVWDRLSKERGESVISAMKYNYTIKPTANGGVITRAQGFERQHFSAFNVKGGSFKMEATKNLVLLSMNNTARGRTYGPIETKGNIIYKFEDVDINIPIMMQNLDNPVPKAIELIKRLSEANSGTINSATTEDSMKLYHLLRVTPYEELENMWKQLAENPKYRRWFLDSIVEIADVKVLNFMETRFKANDWTPSEALQTILIAFHHLDPTPDNVGMAKVFLKLPFSKSNTYLWQTVALSYGSLVNKYCVHYLPCPVNPLQPLLEMATEALRSGNKEEMVIALKALGNAGHPKSMKTIMRFLPGMAASPVDLPLRVQSAAVQAMRLITTRDPHSVLEVTLTMFLHKHIPAEVRMLAFKILIASKPSMALVSIVTAHLQDETDLQVASFVYSYLHDLASSRTPNNHYLSIASSLAVKILAPRFGRLCHYYSKAKHADWFDERWLTGITSEFFMLRNASNIIPSEIVSSGKFHIIGRIIELLELGVRADGIKDLIGAGIPGFKGDFSMSDLMAIFNVLQKWESLDNDKPVLSVYSRITGQEWFFADMSKDTLRNIITAFSPAAWKSSPLRAMIESLQKGTSWDYTRAFLVLEARYFQATTLGLPVEISKYYNTITAFNINAKVAVNPSPTESIVQLLNSEITMETDGYAGCTKDFWVFYGINTKLFQSGSELKIKRPLAVPWKLSAKINVPERKFELDFPPSKKEIELLSIRSDLYAVSRNIEEPDSAKMTPIMSPSADPNDDQVIEPYTWHPSSKMCYEYNIYGVGFCMEYELKRQYFHEEYPLYYFLGYSNMAFKIIPAQTTKAVEKIHFELDVLPSKHPVSARQLLGTMRSLSKEETQQINLSSDSSERDRDFPHRHHTILLENSTTEAIFNFKAFAICENQKPEGYDAVMYYSPEASIKNAQLIVSQVGASTNWKMCVETSLDAEAKAHVTWGDESQTYDMSMEATAAYINGSKPELKAKVQWSRISVYMTELGKRIERYIPGVALLYGFSERNERNPEQEVSATVVAAWTDSVDVEIKLPEYTVYNKAMSFPVLWSSQWLYQNMTCSTEY, from the exons ATGCGGGGACTACTTCTCTGCTGCCTTGTGGCTTTGGCTA CAAGCCAAAACCTACGATACG ATAACTCCCTGGACCAAAAGAATACCTACGAGTACAAATATGAAGGAGAGGTAAACTTTGGACTTGGGAAGCCAAACCTGGCAGAGTCTGGGGTGCGAATTACCTGCAAGATCTCAATCGTCGGTATAGGCGAACAATTATTCCTACTTCAg GTCTCCGAAATGGCATTTGCTGAGTATAATGGCtttgaagacaaaaatgacTATGAATTCTCCCCAAAAGTTACCAAACGTCTTGCTTCTGAGCTTGCAGAACCTTTCGTGTTTGAGTATGCCAACGGACACGTTGGTGCCATCTTTGGATCTCCTAAGGTTTCCACTACTGTTGTCAACATTATTAGAGGTATACTTAGTTTTTTCCAGGTAACTGTGAAGACTACACAGACCGTCTATGAGCTGAGAGAG ACTGGAATCCATGGCCAGTGTCAGAGTAACTATGCTATTGAAGAAAATGAGGAGACAAAGGATTGGATTGTCACTCAGGTTGTGGATGTGACAAACTGCTGGCAAAGGGCAGCAATGTACAGAGGAATGGCAACTGCTGTGTGGGACAGACTATCCAAAgag AGAGGAGAATCTGTCATTTCAGCCATGAAGTATAATTATACCATCAAGCCAACAGCAAATGGAGGTGTCATAACCAGAGCTCAGGGGTTTGAGCGACAGCACTTCAGTGCTTTCAATGTGAAGGGTGGCAGTTTTAAGATGGAAGCAAC GAAGAACTTGGTGCTGCTTAGCATGAACAACACAGCCAGAGGAAGAACATATGGACCAATAGAAACGAAAGGCAACATTATCTACAAATTTGAGGATGTGGACATTAATATTCCAATTATGATGCAGAACCTAGATAACCCAGTACCAAAG GCTATTGAATTGATCAAGCGCTTGAGTGAGGCTAATAGTGGCACTATTAATAGTGCCACCACTGAGGACTCTATGAAGCTGTACCATCTCCTGCGAGTGACACCCTATGAAGAACTAGAAAACATGTGGAAGCAATTAGCTGAAAATCCCAAGTATAG GCGTTGGTTTTTGGACTCAATCGTTGAAATTGCCGATGTCAAAGTTCTGAATTTCATGGAGACGAGATTTAAAGCAAATGATTGGACGCCTTCTGAAGCTTTGCAAACCATCTTAATTGCTTTTCATCATCTTGATCCCACACCTGACAATGTTGGAATGGCTAAA GTTTTCCTCAAGCTGCCATTCAGTAAATCTAACACCTATCTGTGGCAGACTGTGGCACTTTCCTATGGCTCTTTGGTGAACAAGTACTGTGTACATTATTTGCCATGTCCAGTTAACCCTCTTCAG CCCCTGCTGGAAATGGCCACAGAGGCTCTGAGGAGTGGCAACAAAGAAGAAATGGTTATCGCTCTGAAAGCGCTGGGAAATGCAGGGCATCCTAAGAGCATGAAAACCATCATGCGTTTCCTTCCTGGAATGGCTGCCTCTCCTGTGGATCTGCCTCTTCGGGTGCAGAGTGCAGCTGTCCAGGCGATGAGACTCATCACGACCAGAGACCCTCACAGT GTCCTAGAGGTCACCCTGACCATGTTTCTGCATAAGCACATTCCAGCTGAGGTTCGCATGCTTGCCTTCAAGATTCTTATTGCGTCTAAGCCTTCAATGGCTCTTGTGTCCATCGTGACAGCTCATCTGCAGGACGAAACTGACCTTCAGGTTGCAAGTTTTGTGTACTCTTACTTGCATGATCTTGCCAGCTCCAGGACTCCAAACAATCACTATCT TTCGATTGCCTCCAGTTTGGCTGTGAAAATCCTTGCACCCAGATTTGGCCGTCTCTGTCATTACTACAGCAAAGCAAAGCATGCAGACTGGTTCGATG AGAGGTGGCTAACTGGGATAACATCTGAATTCTTCATGCTAAGAAATGCAAGCAACATCATTCCCTCAGAGATTGTGTCAAGTGGTAAATTCCACATCATTGGTCGAATTATTGAGTTACTGGAG TTGGGTGTCCGTGCAGATGGAATAAAGGATCTGATTGGAGCTGGCATTCCTGGATTTAAAGGAGACTTTAGTATGAGTGACCTTATGGCTATTTTCAATGTG cttcaaaagTGGGAGAGTTTGGACAATGATAAACCAGTCCTTTCAGTTTATTCACGTATTACAGGGCAAGAGTGGTTCTTCGCTGACATGAGCAAAGACACCCTCCGAAATATCATCACT gcCTTCAGTCCTGCTGCATGGAAATCAAGTCCTTTGAGGGCTATGATTGAGAGTTTACAGAAAGGAACCTCATGGGACTACACACGGGCATTTTTGGTCTTGGAGGCTCGTTACTTCCAAGCCACAACCCTGGGGCTCCCAGTGGAGATCAGCAAATATTATAATACAATCACTGCATTCAACattaatg CTAAAGTTGCAGTTAATCCCTCACCCACTGAAAGCATTGTACAGCTCTTGAATTCTGAAATTACAATGGAAACGGATGGATACGCTGG ttgcaCCAAGGACTTTTGGGTTTTCTATGGGATCAACACAAAGCTCTTCCAGAGTGGCTCAGAGTTAAAAATTAAGAGACCCTTAGCGGTACCATGGAAGTTATCTGCCAAGATAAATGTGCCAGAAAGGAAATTTGAGCTTGATTTCCCCCCTAGCAAAAAGGAAATTGAACTTCTTTCGATTAG aTCCGATTTGTATGCAGTGTCCAGGAACATTGAAGAGCCCGATTCAGCCAAAATGACTCCAATCATGTCCCCCTCTGCTGACCCCAATGATGAC CAGGTAATAGAACCCTACACCTGGCATCCTTCTTCCAAAATGTGTTATGAATACAACATTTATGGAGTGGGTTTCTGCATGGAGTACGAGTTAAAGCGACAGTATTTCCATGAGGAGTACCCACTGTACTATTTCCTTGGATACAGCAACATGGCATTCAAAATAATTCCAG CTCAGACAACAAAAGCTGTTGAGAAAATCCACTTTGAGCTTGACGTTCTTCCCAGCAAGCATCCAGTGAGTGCACGCCAACTGCTTGGGACTATGAGGAGTCTTTCCAAG GAAGAAACACAGCAAATTAATCTATCTTCAGACTCAtctgaaagagacagagactttCCTCACAGACACCACACAATCCTTCTGGAA AACTCGACAACTGAAGCCATCTTCAACTTCAAAGCTTTTGCCATTTGTGAGAACCAGAAGCCTGAGGGTTATGATGCAGTTATGTACTATTCACCTGAGGCAAGCATTAAAAATGCCCAACTAATTGTGTCCCAAGTTGGAGCGAGCACCAACTGGAAGATGTGTGTTGAAACCAGTCTGGATGCTGAGGCAAAG GCACACGTCACATGGGGCGATGAAAGTCAGACCTATGACATGTCAATGGAAGCCACTGCTGCATATATTAATGGTTCCAAGCCAGAACTCAAGGCCAAAGTACAATGGAGCAGGATTTCAGTGTACATGACTGAGCTTGGCAAaag AATTGAACGGTACATCCCTGGTGTGGCATTACTTTATGGCTTTTCTGAGAGAAATGAGAGAAATCCAGAGCAGGAAGTGTCTGCAACAGTTGTTGCTGCCTGGACAGACAGCGTTGATGTGGAGATTAAACTACCTGAG TATACAGTGTACAACAAAGCTATGTCATTTCCGGTCCTATGGAGCAGCCAATGGCTTtatcaaaacatgacatgttCAACAGAATATTAA
- the vtg3 gene encoding vitellogenin 3, phosvitinless isoform X2: protein MRGLLLCCLVALATSQNLRYDNSLDQKNTYEYKYEGEVNFGLGKPNLAESGVRITCKISIVGIGEQLFLLQVSEMAFAEYNGFEDKNDYEFSPKVTKRLASELAEPFVFEYANGHVGAIFGSPKVSTTVVNIIRGILSFFQVTVKTTQTVYELRETGIHGQCQSNYAIEENEETKDWIVTQVVDVTNCWQRAAMYRGMATAVWDRLSKERGESVISAMKYNYTIKPTANGGVITRAQGFERQHFSAFNVKGGSFKMEATKNLVLLSMNNTARGRTYGPIETKGNIIYKFEDVDINIPIMMQNLDNPVPKAIELIKRLSEANSGTINSATTEDSMKLYHLLRVTPYEELENMWKQLAENPKYRRWFLDSIVEIADVKVLNFMETRFKANDWTPSEALQTILIAFHHLDPTPDNVGMAKVFLKLPFSKSNTYLWQTVALSYGSLVNKYCVHYLPCPVNPLQPLLEMATEALRSGNKEEMVIALKALGNAGHPKSMKTIMRFLPGMAASPVDLPLRVQSAAVQAMRLITTRDPHSVLEVTLTMFLHKHIPAEVRMLAFKILIASKPSMALVSIVTAHLQDETDLQVASFVYSYLHDLASSRTPNNHYLSIASSLAVKILAPRFGRLCHYYSKAKHADWFDERWLTGITSEFFMLRNASNIIPSEIVSSGKFHIIGRIIELLELGVRADGIKDLIGAGIPGFKGDFSMSDLMAIFNVLQKWESLDNDKPVLSVYSRITGQEWFFADMSKDTLRNIITAFSPAAWKSSPLRAMIESLQKGTSWDYTRAFLVLEARYFQATTLGLPVEISKYYNTITAFNINAKVAVNPSPTESIVQLLNSEITMETDGYAGCTKDFWVFYGINTKLFQSGSELKIKRPLAVPWKLSAKINVPERKFELDFPPSKKEIELLSIRSDLYAVSRNIEEPDSAKMTPIMSPSADPNDDVIEPYTWHPSSKMCYEYNIYGVGFCMEYELKRQYFHEEYPLYYFLGYSNMAFKIIPAQTTKAVEKIHFELDVLPSKHPVSARQLLGTMRSLSKEETQQINLSSDSSERDRDFPHRHHTILLENSTTEAIFNFKAFAICENQKPEGYDAVMYYSPEASIKNAQLIVSQVGASTNWKMCVETSLDAEAKAHVTWGDESQTYDMSMEATAAYINGSKPELKAKVQWSRISVYMTELGKRIERYIPGVALLYGFSERNERNPEQEVSATVVAAWTDSVDVEIKLPEYTVYNKAMSFPVLWSSQWLYQNMTCSTEY, encoded by the exons ATGCGGGGACTACTTCTCTGCTGCCTTGTGGCTTTGGCTA CAAGCCAAAACCTACGATACG ATAACTCCCTGGACCAAAAGAATACCTACGAGTACAAATATGAAGGAGAGGTAAACTTTGGACTTGGGAAGCCAAACCTGGCAGAGTCTGGGGTGCGAATTACCTGCAAGATCTCAATCGTCGGTATAGGCGAACAATTATTCCTACTTCAg GTCTCCGAAATGGCATTTGCTGAGTATAATGGCtttgaagacaaaaatgacTATGAATTCTCCCCAAAAGTTACCAAACGTCTTGCTTCTGAGCTTGCAGAACCTTTCGTGTTTGAGTATGCCAACGGACACGTTGGTGCCATCTTTGGATCTCCTAAGGTTTCCACTACTGTTGTCAACATTATTAGAGGTATACTTAGTTTTTTCCAGGTAACTGTGAAGACTACACAGACCGTCTATGAGCTGAGAGAG ACTGGAATCCATGGCCAGTGTCAGAGTAACTATGCTATTGAAGAAAATGAGGAGACAAAGGATTGGATTGTCACTCAGGTTGTGGATGTGACAAACTGCTGGCAAAGGGCAGCAATGTACAGAGGAATGGCAACTGCTGTGTGGGACAGACTATCCAAAgag AGAGGAGAATCTGTCATTTCAGCCATGAAGTATAATTATACCATCAAGCCAACAGCAAATGGAGGTGTCATAACCAGAGCTCAGGGGTTTGAGCGACAGCACTTCAGTGCTTTCAATGTGAAGGGTGGCAGTTTTAAGATGGAAGCAAC GAAGAACTTGGTGCTGCTTAGCATGAACAACACAGCCAGAGGAAGAACATATGGACCAATAGAAACGAAAGGCAACATTATCTACAAATTTGAGGATGTGGACATTAATATTCCAATTATGATGCAGAACCTAGATAACCCAGTACCAAAG GCTATTGAATTGATCAAGCGCTTGAGTGAGGCTAATAGTGGCACTATTAATAGTGCCACCACTGAGGACTCTATGAAGCTGTACCATCTCCTGCGAGTGACACCCTATGAAGAACTAGAAAACATGTGGAAGCAATTAGCTGAAAATCCCAAGTATAG GCGTTGGTTTTTGGACTCAATCGTTGAAATTGCCGATGTCAAAGTTCTGAATTTCATGGAGACGAGATTTAAAGCAAATGATTGGACGCCTTCTGAAGCTTTGCAAACCATCTTAATTGCTTTTCATCATCTTGATCCCACACCTGACAATGTTGGAATGGCTAAA GTTTTCCTCAAGCTGCCATTCAGTAAATCTAACACCTATCTGTGGCAGACTGTGGCACTTTCCTATGGCTCTTTGGTGAACAAGTACTGTGTACATTATTTGCCATGTCCAGTTAACCCTCTTCAG CCCCTGCTGGAAATGGCCACAGAGGCTCTGAGGAGTGGCAACAAAGAAGAAATGGTTATCGCTCTGAAAGCGCTGGGAAATGCAGGGCATCCTAAGAGCATGAAAACCATCATGCGTTTCCTTCCTGGAATGGCTGCCTCTCCTGTGGATCTGCCTCTTCGGGTGCAGAGTGCAGCTGTCCAGGCGATGAGACTCATCACGACCAGAGACCCTCACAGT GTCCTAGAGGTCACCCTGACCATGTTTCTGCATAAGCACATTCCAGCTGAGGTTCGCATGCTTGCCTTCAAGATTCTTATTGCGTCTAAGCCTTCAATGGCTCTTGTGTCCATCGTGACAGCTCATCTGCAGGACGAAACTGACCTTCAGGTTGCAAGTTTTGTGTACTCTTACTTGCATGATCTTGCCAGCTCCAGGACTCCAAACAATCACTATCT TTCGATTGCCTCCAGTTTGGCTGTGAAAATCCTTGCACCCAGATTTGGCCGTCTCTGTCATTACTACAGCAAAGCAAAGCATGCAGACTGGTTCGATG AGAGGTGGCTAACTGGGATAACATCTGAATTCTTCATGCTAAGAAATGCAAGCAACATCATTCCCTCAGAGATTGTGTCAAGTGGTAAATTCCACATCATTGGTCGAATTATTGAGTTACTGGAG TTGGGTGTCCGTGCAGATGGAATAAAGGATCTGATTGGAGCTGGCATTCCTGGATTTAAAGGAGACTTTAGTATGAGTGACCTTATGGCTATTTTCAATGTG cttcaaaagTGGGAGAGTTTGGACAATGATAAACCAGTCCTTTCAGTTTATTCACGTATTACAGGGCAAGAGTGGTTCTTCGCTGACATGAGCAAAGACACCCTCCGAAATATCATCACT gcCTTCAGTCCTGCTGCATGGAAATCAAGTCCTTTGAGGGCTATGATTGAGAGTTTACAGAAAGGAACCTCATGGGACTACACACGGGCATTTTTGGTCTTGGAGGCTCGTTACTTCCAAGCCACAACCCTGGGGCTCCCAGTGGAGATCAGCAAATATTATAATACAATCACTGCATTCAACattaatg CTAAAGTTGCAGTTAATCCCTCACCCACTGAAAGCATTGTACAGCTCTTGAATTCTGAAATTACAATGGAAACGGATGGATACGCTGG ttgcaCCAAGGACTTTTGGGTTTTCTATGGGATCAACACAAAGCTCTTCCAGAGTGGCTCAGAGTTAAAAATTAAGAGACCCTTAGCGGTACCATGGAAGTTATCTGCCAAGATAAATGTGCCAGAAAGGAAATTTGAGCTTGATTTCCCCCCTAGCAAAAAGGAAATTGAACTTCTTTCGATTAG aTCCGATTTGTATGCAGTGTCCAGGAACATTGAAGAGCCCGATTCAGCCAAAATGACTCCAATCATGTCCCCCTCTGCTGACCCCAATGATGAC GTAATAGAACCCTACACCTGGCATCCTTCTTCCAAAATGTGTTATGAATACAACATTTATGGAGTGGGTTTCTGCATGGAGTACGAGTTAAAGCGACAGTATTTCCATGAGGAGTACCCACTGTACTATTTCCTTGGATACAGCAACATGGCATTCAAAATAATTCCAG CTCAGACAACAAAAGCTGTTGAGAAAATCCACTTTGAGCTTGACGTTCTTCCCAGCAAGCATCCAGTGAGTGCACGCCAACTGCTTGGGACTATGAGGAGTCTTTCCAAG GAAGAAACACAGCAAATTAATCTATCTTCAGACTCAtctgaaagagacagagactttCCTCACAGACACCACACAATCCTTCTGGAA AACTCGACAACTGAAGCCATCTTCAACTTCAAAGCTTTTGCCATTTGTGAGAACCAGAAGCCTGAGGGTTATGATGCAGTTATGTACTATTCACCTGAGGCAAGCATTAAAAATGCCCAACTAATTGTGTCCCAAGTTGGAGCGAGCACCAACTGGAAGATGTGTGTTGAAACCAGTCTGGATGCTGAGGCAAAG GCACACGTCACATGGGGCGATGAAAGTCAGACCTATGACATGTCAATGGAAGCCACTGCTGCATATATTAATGGTTCCAAGCCAGAACTCAAGGCCAAAGTACAATGGAGCAGGATTTCAGTGTACATGACTGAGCTTGGCAAaag AATTGAACGGTACATCCCTGGTGTGGCATTACTTTATGGCTTTTCTGAGAGAAATGAGAGAAATCCAGAGCAGGAAGTGTCTGCAACAGTTGTTGCTGCCTGGACAGACAGCGTTGATGTGGAGATTAAACTACCTGAG TATACAGTGTACAACAAAGCTATGTCATTTCCGGTCCTATGGAGCAGCCAATGGCTTtatcaaaacatgacatgttCAACAGAATATTAA
- the adgrl4 gene encoding adhesion G protein-coupled receptor L4, which translates to MESLLKSPMKLLLFAAWLWSLMDTGSLSVLSDKICESCHSKATCKPQNGSSNVCLCNYGYTGDGIRTCKDDNECQNVTNICGDRAQCTNTEGSYYCTCVPGYTSTGDDQFQPNDGSGCTDVDECESKLVCGPNSRCHNTNGSFYCSCNHDYISTSGDKHFHPARGARCKEHPQKDCHDNIECMTQAVNKTLENMSNLMEPQSLLREIANRTSGELTSVEVIAYVEALSRSASTLAAVEKDYTVKPSAVNSTLSKLVKAVSNLVEKDELVAWNRMKEERREHTITKLLHVVEESALSLGSNHKTPTELQIKASELELRLFTFDASQTKATLSVSMGGDRITLNQKTKPEKISGSVSVVFVRYDSVSDILKPSSDPGVTDYSRYAGTGEITVNSQVMAAAVKPADVYQLDHVTFTLRHNEPINTKVDVTKCAFWEYEVASLQGHWSTEGCKTLHVSSNSTDCSCNHLTHFAILMSSGRANLAAHNTILTRITQLGMIISLICLSLCIFTFWFFSEIQSTRTTIHKNLCCSLFMAEFIFLVGINMNSHKLFCSVIAGMLHYFFLAAFAWMCIEGIHLYLIVVGVIYNKGFLHRNFYIFGYGSPAVVVAISATLGSKYYGTDRVCWLSTENHFVWSFIGPACLIILVNLLAFGVIIYKVYRHTAVKKPEISHYENIRSCARGAMALLFVLGATWTFGVLHILHETTLTAYLFTITNAFQGMFIFIFLCVLSRKIQEEYYRLFKNVPCCFECLR; encoded by the exons ATGGAGTCTCTGCTCAAGTCACCAATGAAACTTCTACTTTTCGCAG CATGGCTCTGGAGTCTAATGGACACTGGAAGCCTTTCAGTCTTGAGTGACAAGATTTGTGAATCTTGTCACTCAAAAGCGACATGTAAACCTCAGAATGGATCAAGCAACGTCTGCTTATGTAACTATGGATACACAGGAGATGGAATAAGAACTTGCAAAG ATGACAATGAATGTCAGAATGTGACTAACATCTGCGGGGACAGAGCCCAGTGCACAAACACAGAGGGTAGCTACTACTGTACATGTGTCCCTGGATACACATCGACTGGAGATGACCAGTTCCAGCCCAATGATGGCAGTGGATGCACAG ATGTTGATGAATGTGAATCAAAACTGGTCTGTGGCCCAAACTCACGCTGCCATAATACAAATGGATCTTTCTATTGCTCCTGTAACCATGATTACATCTCAACTTCAGGCGATAAACACTTTCATCCAGCGAGAGGTGCAAGATGTAAAG aacaTCCTCAAAAAGATTGCCATGACAACATTGAATGCATGACACAGGCTGTTAACAAAACACTCGAAAAT ATGAGCAACCTCATGGAGCCACAAAGCCTGCTGAGAGAAATTGCCAACAGGACGTCTGGTGAACTTACCTCAGTGGAAGTGATCGCATATGTTGAGGCCTTGAGTCGATCCGCATCAACACTGGCTGCTGTGGAGAAGGATTACACTGTCAAGCCATCTGCCGTCAACTCCACTCTTTCA AAATTAGTGAAAGCAGTGAGCAATCTGGTGGAGAAGGATGAACTAGTGGCTTGGAACAGAATGAAAGAGGAGCGGCGTGAACACACCATCACCAAGCTGCTGCATGTTGTTGAAGAAAGTGCTCTGTCATTGGGCTCCAACCACAAAACTCCAACTGAGCTCCAAATCAAAGCGTCTGAATTGG AACTGAGACTCTTCACCTTTGATGCTTCTCAAACAAAGGCTACACTTTCTGTTTCAATGGGAGGGGATCGCATAACCCTAAACCAAAAGACGAAACCAGAGAAAATAAGCG GAAGTGTGTCAGTGGTGTTTGTGCGATATGACAGCGTCAGTGACATCCTGAAGCCGAGCAGCGACCCAGGTGTCACTGACTACTCGCGCTACGCAGGAACTGGGGAAATCACTGTCAACTCCCAAGTCATGGCAGCAGCAGTCAAACCTGCTGACGTTTACCAACTTGACCATGTCACCTTCACTCTAAGGCACAATGAG CCCATCAACACTAAAGTTGATGTGACGAAGTGTGCGTTCTGGGAGTATGAAGTGGCCAGCCTGCAGGGTCACTGGTCCACTGAAGGCTGCAAGACTCTCCACGTCAGCAGCAACTCAACCGACTGCTCCTGCAATCATCTCACACACTTTGCAATCCTCATGTCATCTGGAAGAGCTAAT CTGGCAGCCCACAATACCATCCTGACCCGGATCACCCAGCTGGGGATGATCATCTCCCTCATCTGTTTGTCCTTGTGCATCTTCACCTTCTGGTTCTTCAGCGAGATCCAGAGCACCAGAACCACCATACACAAGAACCTGTGCTGCAGCCTGTTTATGGCTGAGTTCATCTTCCTTGTGGGGATCAACATGAACTCACACAAG CTGTTCTGTTCTGTGATTGCAGGGATGCTGCACTATTTCTTTCTTGCAGCCTTTGCCTGGATGTGCATTGAGGGCATTCATCTGTATTTAATAGTCGTCGGTGTCATCTACAACAAAGGCTTTCTGCACCggaacttttacatttttggttatGGGAGCCCTGCAGTCGTGGTGGCAATTTCAGCGACACTCGGCTCAAAGTATTATGGCACAGACAGAGT GTGTTGGCTGAGTACAGAAAATCACTTTGTGTGGAGCTTCATTGGTCCTGCATGTTTAAttattctg GTTAATCTTTTGGCCTTTGGAGTAATCATCTACAAGGTGTACCGGCACACCGCTGTGAAAAAGCCTGAAATCAGCCACTATGAAAACATCAG GTCCTGTGCCCGTGGTGCTATGGCTCTGCTGTTTGTGCTCGGCGCCACCTGGACTTTTGGAGTACTGCATATTCTCCATGAAACCACACTGACAGCTTATCTGTTTACCATAACCAACGCTTTCCAAGGAATGTTTATCTTCATCTTTCTGTGTGTGCTGTCTAGAAAG ATTCAGGAGGAATACTACagacttttcaaaaatgtacccTGCTGTTTTGAATGCCTAAGATGA